The Magnolia sinica isolate HGM2019 chromosome 3, MsV1, whole genome shotgun sequence genome includes the window AGCCGTATCCACAAGCGTACGTAATCTACCGACCCCTGCTTTTTTAATATTTCTCCAATTTTGGAAGCTCAATTCGGTTTTTATGCATTAGTTGGGTTTGGATATTCTGCTTAATCAttctttgattattatttttcatgcgtttttttttttgctgtggaAATGATTCCCCACCAGCCCACTGGTCAAAACTACTGATCAATCAATCTCCTCTGTTTCAACCAGAGGCAACACATGCCAAAAGGGAATCAACGCACGCTAAACACGAAATTTTAATAAAAGTAACCACAATGTGCTGTTACACGCAAAGCCAAAGAGGCAGTTATCAACCTAATATAATAAGAAATGACCAAAACGCCCTTGAATCTCATCACAAACATATAGGCTTATCTTAAATTGGTTGTACCTCACTTTAACTGTATCAGAATTGTATGATCATGGGATCATTCTGAAGCTGGCTCGATAGTGACCAATTTCATGACGTTCTAATGTTGTTATGCCCAGAAAGTGGCACACCAAAAAGTGACGAAATACCAAAGGGAAACTTGTTGAACCAAATACGGACTCAGTCTAAccctaaaaattaatttaaataaataaatcctatgaATTCGAGGACCATTTGTTTGATTCCATGGGCCCCATAATATATATCTGGCTGTTCATCTCATCAAACTTTGGATCAGGCATAGATCATCAATCAAGACAATATGGATGGTTGGAGTAGTTAGGTCTTTGGTCAGCCAGATTTCGTGGCCTTTTGGGTGCAGCaaatgtccacattcaatgggaaaAACTCAGAACATTTGCCATATGGACCATTTCATGGGTCACAGTTTTTTATTCCTTTCTTTATCTTCTTGTAATGTATATAGTTTTAGCAGATTCtgtaagtatgttgtttactgaTTATCTTTAAGAAACAGATAACTGGAGTGTGAAGGCCATTAGGAGGAAGACAACCGGAATGGGAAGGATGAGGTATTTACATCATGTGCCTCAAAGGTTCAAGTGCAATTTCAGAGAAGGTAGTCTTTGCTTCTTCCATCTTTGTCAAgattgaaccttttttttttttttttggtgcctAGCAGTTTGATAGCTTTTGAGACTGATTTTCTCCTTTTTTAGGGACCCAAGTGGCTCCGAGGAAGACAACTGCTGCTGCATAGAGGAATTGCTTCAGTTTTGGGGCATGTCTCAAGTATCCAGTTCCTGTAATTTGATCTTTTTGAATTTTATCAATTAGGTTCTTTTACACTGGAGATATTGCTATCTTCTATAGAGAATAGACTTTTTGACATCTTAAATTGCCGAATAAGCATGAAGTTTTTATATTGGGATAAACCATTCTTTGGTATAAACATGAAGTTTTGATGTTGGGATAAACGATTCTTTCCTTTTCTGTATATTTGCCAGTTGCATTTTCCAGCTCAAGCAGGAGGATTTCTGTTGACCCTTTCGATAGACCTAATGCCCAAGAGATTAGAAAGAGCAAAAATAGGTTTGCTGGTCTTATGTTGAATGTTCATGATCTTGGTAAACCTTCAGTGACAGATTGTGTCTTACCTAATATTTTTAGAATTGAGTTTTCATTTGTAACTAGATGCATCATCTTTCATTTCGCTACTCAAATCATGGGTTTAGGGCCTGCAAGATGTTGCAAATTCTATGAACTTTAACCAATTGTCGCTTTTCGTCTTTTTGTCAGCATTACATACTTTTTATATACCTAATGCATATACAAGTTATAACTGATGCTGCTGTTAAACATCAATCTGATGTTCACGTGTTGCCTGGTTATTAACTTCCTAATGGATATTTTGACTTCCTGACCAATTCTGGCCTGAGAATCTGCTATAGATAAAATTATTTACTAACAACTAGCAATATTATCCTTCTAACATGTTTGGCTTACAAATGCAGGTTGTGTTTCAGCTTTGACTGGTGAACTTGCACGTTCTTAATAAAATGGCTGACTTGTGTTTTTAGTGAACTGACCCGCTTCACCTAGGAGTTTCAGTCCCAGCCAAAACCCATCCTGTTTCAGTTATGAGTTCTGATCCCAACCAATCCGACAGTCTGGTCCATTCCAGGTAAGTAAACACCGGTCATTGCTGAGGCTAATCAAACTGGGAGCTCCTCATTGATCAAGTTAGTTTAATGTGCTATTTTTTCTTCCTCTTATGGTTTCTGgatgaatttgattatttttcaCTTTAGCCATACAATTGATGTAAATGAATCAGCTAGTTAGAACATCAGATCA containing:
- the LOC131240566 gene encoding large ribosomal subunit protein eL37z-like, translating into YGKGTGSFGKRRNKTHTLCVRCGRHNFHLQKSRCASCAYTASRIHKHNWSVKAIRRKTTGMGRMRYLHHVPQRFKCNFREGTQVAPRKTTAAA